One genomic window of Corallococcus caeni includes the following:
- a CDS encoding acyl-CoA-binding protein — translation MALDDDFSAAQTRVKTLSKAPSNDTLLELYSLYKQGTEGDVQGKRPGMLDIKGRAKYDAWAGRKGLAKDAAKQQYVALVDRLLRG, via the coding sequence ATGGCCCTCGATGATGACTTCAGCGCCGCCCAGACCCGGGTGAAGACGCTGTCCAAGGCCCCCTCGAACGACACGCTGCTGGAGCTGTACTCCCTCTACAAGCAGGGCACCGAGGGGGACGTGCAGGGCAAGCGCCCCGGCATGCTCGATATCAAGGGGCGCGCGAAGTACGACGCGTGGGCGGGCCGCAAGGGGCTGGCGAAGGACGCCGCGAAGCAGCAGTACGTGGCGCTCGTGGACCGGCTCCTGCGCGGATAA
- a CDS encoding metallophosphoesterase has translation MPQWLRMALFLVPVTTLLAVAHVYLYRRLVRDVTPSRALRRGGMGLFAGGLVGSLGARMVGAMFSSEVAWWTGIALLVWMGLVLYLLMFTLGLDVVRSVLARVRRAPEPPSPERRAFLARGMAAGATVAGATVSSFGAWRAFHPPDVRDIPVRLPGLPKALEGFTLVQLTDIHIGGVLQRRFVDELVARANALKPDLIAVTGDLVDGTVPELGRYVGGFGALRARHGAYFVTGNHDYYSGVEAWTEFVRGLGITVLRNRTVSIGDAGASFDLIGVDDWSASRFGEPGYDLDAALQGRRPDRASVLLAHQPSNFEVVAQRGLGLQLSGHTHGGQMFPGNVVGHLIWGDQNAGLSQLAQSHLYVSRGCGFVGPPMRVAAPPEIARIILLPG, from the coding sequence ATGCCTCAATGGCTCCGGATGGCGCTGTTCCTCGTGCCGGTCACCACGCTGCTCGCGGTGGCGCACGTCTACCTGTACCGCCGCCTGGTGCGCGACGTGACGCCGAGCAGGGCGCTGCGCCGCGGGGGGATGGGGCTCTTCGCCGGGGGGCTCGTGGGCTCCCTGGGTGCCCGGATGGTGGGGGCGATGTTCTCCTCCGAAGTGGCGTGGTGGACGGGCATCGCGTTGCTGGTGTGGATGGGGCTGGTGCTCTACCTGCTCATGTTCACCCTGGGGCTGGACGTGGTGCGGAGCGTGCTCGCCCGCGTGCGCAGGGCCCCGGAGCCGCCGTCCCCCGAGCGCCGGGCCTTCCTCGCGCGAGGGATGGCCGCGGGCGCAACCGTGGCGGGCGCGACGGTGAGCAGCTTCGGCGCCTGGCGCGCGTTCCATCCGCCGGACGTGCGCGACATCCCGGTGCGGCTGCCCGGGTTGCCCAAGGCGCTGGAGGGCTTCACGCTGGTGCAGCTCACGGACATCCACATCGGCGGGGTGTTGCAGCGCCGCTTCGTGGATGAGCTGGTGGCGCGCGCCAACGCGCTCAAGCCGGACCTCATCGCGGTGACGGGCGACCTGGTGGACGGCACGGTGCCGGAGCTGGGCCGGTACGTGGGCGGCTTCGGCGCGCTCCGGGCGCGGCACGGCGCGTACTTCGTCACCGGCAACCACGACTATTACTCTGGCGTGGAGGCATGGACGGAGTTCGTCCGGGGGCTGGGCATCACCGTGCTGCGCAACCGCACGGTGTCCATTGGTGACGCGGGCGCGTCCTTCGACCTCATCGGCGTGGACGACTGGAGCGCGAGCCGGTTCGGTGAACCCGGTTATGACCTGGACGCGGCGCTCCAGGGGCGCAGGCCGGACCGCGCGTCGGTGCTGCTGGCGCACCAGCCCTCCAACTTCGAGGTGGTGGCCCAGCGCGGCCTGGGGCTCCAGCTTTCAGGCCATACGCACGGCGGGCAGATGTTCCCGGGCAACGTGGTAGGCCACCTCATCTGGGGCGACCAGAACGCGGGCCTGAGCCAGTTGGCCCAATCCCACCTCTACGTCAGCCGCGGCTGCGGCTTCGTGGGCCCGCCCATGCGCGTCGCCGCGCCGCCGGAGATCGCCCGCATCATCCTGCTGCCGGGCTGA
- a CDS encoding VWA domain-containing protein: protein MTARTQTTLPETQRGPAERLLDVVLGGSAHLWHHRPGLDVNGTWVAAANADAKAQARGRKVAPGLFVPAAVKLYGQLLELHRLNPMLMAHFASYALTQTDWRDLKVATCALMLVQEHAGQPVRDGQGAIAFHDDDYRAIGEAMVLHYVRRSTRMLTPKAVLRVAELLETPEIARLNRAAGFGDPASRKPPLGRWKRVAQKWLAAREANLPMLQGLVKAGYKETLKRLARKAGYKPQSQGFFEVLGWKQKQADGGHRQVGLQGLTLVKRERFDGLSEAEICEWIELERLSYKEVVGRLPKDVGLTPAILATLLPSLSDRDLRLMTPTLEDLGLLQEPSVKARWERAVANATDQRSLNIAKNVRSEDVRRKLEEASDNAVKKAVAEATAETDVRVMFLIDKSGSMEGAIEQSKEALSRILAGFPMNKLHVAAFDTMGTVLQPKAPNRTAVQHMLAGLKASGGTVHAAGVHALHRSGVRIPAEAKLVVMVVGDEAGEAGDQFARAFHACGYSVAAMALLVSVAGARGNTVRSGAKQLGVPFSEVSVGQFADPYQVPRVLQALMDAPREAGASQSGWVDRVMSTPLLKVA, encoded by the coding sequence ATGACTGCTCGCACCCAGACGACCCTTCCGGAGACGCAGCGCGGACCGGCCGAGCGGCTGCTCGACGTGGTGCTCGGCGGCTCCGCCCACCTGTGGCACCACCGCCCGGGCCTGGACGTGAACGGCACCTGGGTGGCCGCCGCCAACGCGGACGCGAAGGCGCAGGCGCGCGGCCGCAAGGTGGCGCCGGGCCTGTTCGTGCCCGCCGCGGTGAAGCTGTACGGCCAGCTCCTGGAGCTCCACCGCCTCAACCCCATGCTGATGGCGCACTTCGCGTCGTACGCGCTGACGCAGACGGACTGGCGCGACCTGAAGGTGGCCACCTGCGCGCTGATGCTGGTGCAGGAGCACGCGGGCCAGCCCGTGCGCGACGGCCAGGGCGCCATCGCCTTCCACGACGACGACTACCGCGCCATCGGCGAGGCCATGGTGCTGCACTACGTGCGCCGCTCCACGCGGATGCTCACGCCCAAGGCCGTGCTGCGCGTGGCGGAGCTCTTGGAGACGCCGGAGATCGCGCGCCTCAACCGCGCCGCGGGCTTCGGAGATCCGGCGTCGCGCAAGCCGCCGCTGGGCCGCTGGAAGCGCGTGGCCCAGAAGTGGCTGGCCGCGCGCGAGGCGAACCTGCCCATGCTCCAGGGCCTGGTGAAGGCGGGCTACAAGGAGACGCTGAAGCGGCTGGCGCGCAAGGCGGGCTACAAGCCCCAGTCGCAGGGCTTCTTCGAGGTGCTCGGCTGGAAGCAGAAGCAGGCGGACGGGGGCCACCGGCAGGTGGGCCTGCAGGGCCTCACGCTGGTGAAGCGCGAGCGCTTCGACGGCCTCTCCGAGGCGGAGATCTGCGAGTGGATTGAGCTGGAGCGGCTCTCCTACAAGGAGGTCGTGGGCCGGCTGCCGAAGGACGTGGGCCTCACGCCCGCCATCCTGGCGACGCTGCTGCCGTCGTTGTCGGACCGCGACCTGCGGCTGATGACGCCCACGCTGGAGGACCTGGGCCTGTTGCAGGAGCCCTCCGTGAAGGCGCGCTGGGAGCGGGCGGTGGCGAACGCGACGGATCAGCGCTCGCTGAACATCGCGAAGAACGTCCGGAGCGAGGACGTGCGCCGCAAGCTGGAGGAGGCGAGCGACAACGCGGTGAAGAAGGCGGTGGCGGAGGCGACGGCGGAGACGGACGTGCGGGTGATGTTCCTCATCGACAAGTCGGGGTCCATGGAGGGCGCCATCGAGCAGTCCAAGGAGGCGCTGTCGCGCATCCTCGCGGGCTTCCCGATGAACAAGCTGCACGTGGCGGCGTTCGACACCATGGGCACGGTGCTCCAGCCCAAGGCGCCGAACCGCACCGCGGTGCAGCACATGCTGGCCGGGCTGAAGGCGTCCGGCGGCACGGTGCACGCGGCCGGTGTCCACGCGCTGCACCGCTCCGGCGTGCGCATCCCGGCGGAGGCGAAGCTGGTGGTGATGGTGGTGGGTGACGAGGCGGGCGAGGCAGGCGACCAGTTCGCCCGGGCCTTCCACGCGTGTGGCTACAGCGTGGCGGCCATGGCGCTGCTGGTGAGCGTGGCGGGGGCGCGCGGCAACACGGTGCGCTCGGGCGCGAAGCAGTTGGGCGTGCCCTTCAGTGAAGTGAGCGTGGGGCAGTTCGCGGACCCGTACCAGGTGCCGCGCGTGCTCCAGGCGCTGATGGACGCGCCGCGCGAGGCGGGGGCCAGCCAGTCCGGCTGGGTGGACCGGGTGATGAGCACGCCGCTGTTGAAGGTGGCGTGA
- a CDS encoding RNA polymerase sigma factor, giving the protein MYEQLTDEELFAEVSRRRATGEAVGTPLGALCARWARPARYVISRIQGSYGRGSPADADELFQDAVGKFLDRGLDQFRGVSEQMPGRSASPKTFFLRIVKHVAIDFYRRHREELAPAPSSPDDVMEETPSEVARAVEGARRREERAEAQELYWAAYARLQQEHPKEASAWELYHHEDVEDHEECARRLDISVVNSYKRVSRAQAYLRLYLLELQRDGLPEEPS; this is encoded by the coding sequence GTGTACGAGCAGCTCACGGATGAGGAATTGTTCGCGGAGGTGTCCCGCCGCCGCGCCACGGGCGAGGCCGTGGGGACCCCGCTGGGGGCCTTGTGCGCGCGATGGGCGCGCCCGGCCCGCTACGTCATCAGCAGGATTCAGGGCAGCTACGGACGCGGCTCCCCGGCGGACGCCGACGAGCTCTTCCAGGACGCGGTGGGGAAGTTCCTCGACCGGGGCCTGGACCAGTTCCGGGGCGTGTCCGAGCAGATGCCGGGCAGGAGCGCGTCTCCCAAGACGTTCTTCCTGCGCATCGTCAAGCACGTCGCCATCGACTTCTACCGGCGGCACCGGGAGGAGCTGGCGCCCGCGCCGTCTTCGCCCGACGACGTGATGGAAGAGACGCCGTCCGAGGTGGCCCGGGCGGTGGAAGGCGCACGGCGTCGCGAGGAGCGCGCCGAGGCGCAGGAGCTGTACTGGGCCGCCTACGCCAGGCTCCAGCAGGAGCACCCCAAGGAGGCTTCCGCATGGGAGCTGTATCACCACGAGGACGTGGAGGATCACGAGGAATGCGCACGCCGTTTGGACATCAGCGTGGTGAACTCCTACAAGCGCGTCAGCCGCGCCCAGGCATACCTGCGTTTGTACCTGCTGGAGTTGCAGCGGGACGGACTGCCGGAGGAGCCGTCGTGA
- a CDS encoding zf-HC2 domain-containing protein, with the protein MKGDALSRYQARYARLGAGPLPVGELLELVGDVLRRSDRLGTDGVEEALKGLDRPEVEAWLARQKPQALQPLLLRAAEESMEVALGEEGEEAELWRTSALEGLAARDRAASAARALATWELLKGPLDGDALAARERLLGALGHLDTALRSRARWFIPLNAERRAERDLLDPVERPGAWWFSARAGCDDLVASWTGRPMKDPEHLKDCASCRADRADTAVVDSPPRRHLTDDELWRLDSGEMGREERERVEAHTAGCGECAQAVLALEEGDAAIDEALELDEDGAQAPRAARDSRADVARRPGAARLPEHREVLEERRDFRVVLVRERQRVRLLVQPLGTRAVTAAVFLSPGRPSLKPTQGPEGLSFDLSTALATGAHAAHLTVQAGQETLERDFAF; encoded by the coding sequence ATGAAGGGCGACGCGCTGTCCCGCTACCAGGCCCGGTACGCGCGCCTGGGCGCGGGCCCCCTCCCGGTGGGCGAGCTGTTGGAGCTGGTGGGGGATGTGCTGCGCCGCTCGGACCGGCTCGGCACCGACGGGGTGGAAGAGGCCTTGAAGGGCCTGGACCGCCCCGAAGTGGAAGCCTGGCTTGCCCGGCAGAAACCGCAGGCGCTCCAGCCGCTGCTCCTGCGTGCCGCCGAGGAGTCGATGGAGGTGGCGCTGGGTGAGGAGGGTGAGGAAGCGGAGCTGTGGCGCACGTCCGCGCTGGAAGGACTGGCCGCCCGGGACCGGGCCGCCTCCGCCGCCCGCGCGCTCGCCACCTGGGAGCTCTTGAAGGGCCCGCTGGACGGGGACGCACTCGCCGCTCGCGAGCGGCTCCTCGGGGCGCTGGGCCACCTGGACACCGCGCTGCGCTCCCGGGCGCGCTGGTTCATCCCGCTCAACGCCGAGCGGCGCGCCGAGCGCGACCTGCTGGACCCGGTGGAGCGTCCCGGCGCGTGGTGGTTCTCCGCGCGGGCCGGTTGCGATGACCTGGTGGCGTCCTGGACGGGCCGCCCCATGAAGGATCCGGAGCACCTGAAGGACTGTGCCAGCTGCCGCGCGGACCGGGCGGACACCGCGGTGGTGGACAGCCCCCCGCGCCGTCACCTCACGGACGACGAGCTGTGGCGGCTGGACTCGGGCGAGATGGGCCGCGAGGAGCGCGAGCGCGTGGAGGCCCACACGGCGGGCTGTGGCGAGTGCGCGCAGGCCGTGCTGGCGCTGGAAGAGGGCGACGCCGCCATCGACGAGGCGCTGGAGCTGGATGAGGACGGGGCGCAGGCCCCGCGCGCGGCGCGTGACTCCCGCGCGGACGTGGCCCGGCGCCCGGGCGCGGCCCGCCTGCCGGAGCACCGCGAGGTGCTGGAGGAGCGGCGCGACTTCCGCGTGGTGCTGGTGCGCGAGCGTCAGCGGGTGCGGCTGCTGGTGCAGCCCCTGGGCACGCGCGCCGTGACGGCCGCCGTCTTCCTGTCGCCGGGGCGTCCGTCGCTCAAGCCGACGCAGGGGCCGGAGGGGCTGTCCTTCGACCTGTCCACGGCGCTGGCCACCGGCGCGCACGCGGCCCACCTCACGGTGCAGGCCGGGCAGGAGACGCTGGAGCGCGACTTCGCGTTCTGA
- a CDS encoding AraC family transcriptional regulator: MTFRRSCMSALLLALWAPLAAAQTPSTAASASTTALASTSEATPEAAVPKSGATPAATGSTGPALKSGAAPLTTASVAPSSTAPGAAAAPATPPASSGGMPAAPGATRAKLPQGWYVTESAPQHYEAGVDETAPCEGTRSAFLRSRTQATDSFGTFMQAFSAQDFRGKRLRFSAAVRHQDVKGWAGLWMRVEGADPKQPLAFDNMQSRALVGTHGCKRYDVVLDVPLEATTIMAGLIMSGTGQAWLGGVRFEPVDASVKTTDLLATLQPLPSGPQGLEEAPRPQGGANAPLGRVGTAWFDTQRVQTATPLVRGKGPTWKGEFDDELFEHGIEVNGVYERRDLAVKVRAGGAATLIEGTWGGEPLSIRLASDSLRIRWGTDEQRFERDLGASTPKGCNAYLQKTGRFERQWLEVCGVALATRPPLTQLVAAFLSGGVRAGASRGPIPPPRMPVRSPQPYDSSGRDVPSSQLQ; this comes from the coding sequence ATGACCTTCCGACGCTCCTGCATGTCCGCCCTGCTGCTGGCGCTCTGGGCGCCCCTCGCGGCGGCCCAGACCCCGTCCACCGCGGCGAGCGCCTCCACGACGGCGCTCGCGTCCACCTCGGAGGCCACGCCCGAAGCCGCGGTGCCGAAGTCCGGCGCGACGCCGGCGGCCACCGGCTCCACGGGACCCGCCCTGAAGTCCGGCGCGGCACCGCTGACCACGGCCTCGGTGGCTCCCTCTTCGACGGCCCCTGGCGCGGCAGCGGCCCCCGCGACGCCTCCCGCCTCCTCCGGCGGCATGCCCGCCGCGCCTGGCGCCACGCGCGCGAAGCTGCCGCAGGGCTGGTACGTCACGGAAAGCGCGCCCCAGCACTACGAAGCGGGCGTGGACGAGACCGCCCCGTGCGAAGGCACGCGCAGCGCGTTCCTGCGCTCGCGCACCCAGGCCACGGACAGCTTCGGCACCTTCATGCAGGCCTTCAGCGCGCAGGACTTCCGGGGCAAGCGCCTGCGCTTCTCCGCCGCCGTGCGCCACCAGGACGTGAAGGGCTGGGCGGGGCTGTGGATGCGCGTGGAAGGCGCGGACCCCAAGCAGCCGCTCGCCTTCGACAACATGCAGTCGCGCGCCCTCGTGGGCACCCACGGCTGCAAGCGCTACGACGTCGTGCTGGACGTGCCCCTGGAGGCCACCACCATCATGGCGGGCCTCATCATGAGCGGCACCGGCCAGGCGTGGCTCGGCGGCGTGCGCTTCGAACCGGTGGACGCGTCGGTGAAGACGACGGACCTGCTCGCCACCTTGCAGCCGCTGCCCTCCGGCCCCCAGGGCCTGGAGGAAGCGCCCCGTCCCCAGGGCGGAGCGAACGCACCCCTGGGACGCGTGGGCACCGCGTGGTTCGACACGCAGCGCGTGCAGACGGCGACGCCGCTCGTGCGCGGCAAGGGCCCCACCTGGAAGGGCGAGTTCGACGACGAGCTCTTCGAGCACGGCATCGAGGTGAACGGCGTCTACGAGCGGCGCGACCTCGCGGTGAAGGTGCGCGCGGGCGGCGCCGCCACGCTCATCGAAGGCACCTGGGGCGGAGAGCCGCTGTCCATCCGGCTCGCCTCGGACTCGCTCCGCATCCGCTGGGGCACCGATGAGCAGCGCTTCGAGCGCGACCTGGGCGCTTCCACGCCGAAGGGCTGCAATGCGTACCTGCAGAAGACGGGGCGCTTCGAACGGCAGTGGCTGGAGGTGTGCGGCGTGGCGCTCGCCACCCGGCCACCGCTCACGCAGCTCGTGGCGGCCTTCCTGTCCGGTGGCGTGCGGGCCGGCGCCTCGCGAGGCCCCATCCCTCCGCCCCGCATGCCCGTGCGCTCGCCCCAGCCGTACGACTCGTCCGGCCGGGACGTGCCCTCCTCGCAGCTCCAGTGA
- a CDS encoding zf-HC2 domain-containing protein — protein MSSPTPHLTRDRTEQYLLGALPPEAGAELEAHTLTCEPCARLLQEEALLEEQLYEVAAATPRDAVVVRPARWHRPAAVAAALVAVAASVFLLLRTGGTVPPPPVTPVEAPVVAVQDVEEGPRDIVVACPDLATQEHCLKSASARGLLVYHPGGQGEVPRYDASSGLTQVALNSRPAAL, from the coding sequence ATGTCTAGCCCCACGCCCCACCTCACCCGCGACCGCACGGAGCAGTACCTGCTGGGCGCGCTGCCGCCCGAAGCCGGGGCGGAGCTGGAGGCCCACACGCTCACGTGCGAGCCGTGCGCGCGGCTGCTCCAGGAGGAGGCCCTGCTGGAGGAGCAGCTGTACGAGGTCGCCGCCGCCACGCCCCGCGACGCCGTCGTGGTGCGCCCCGCGCGCTGGCACCGCCCGGCCGCCGTCGCGGCGGCGCTGGTCGCCGTGGCGGCCTCCGTGTTCCTGCTGCTGCGGACGGGAGGGACCGTGCCCCCCCCGCCCGTGACGCCCGTGGAAGCGCCGGTCGTCGCGGTGCAGGACGTGGAGGAAGGGCCCCGGGACATCGTGGTCGCGTGCCCGGACCTGGCCACGCAGGAGCACTGCCTCAAGTCCGCGAGCGCGCGCGGGCTGCTCGTGTACCACCCCGGTGGACAGGGCGAGGTCCCCCGCTACGACGCGTCCAGTGGGCTGACCCAGGTGGCGCTGAACTCGCGGCCGGCCGCGCTGTGA
- a CDS encoding RNA polymerase sigma factor: MDAAVQGLGMTTLQSRQGTDRVARPAAPDEEALSRRALAGERAAWDALIARHQRRVVVSLLARGIRVDRAQELAQETWARLIQQQQRGLLTELSLPYLALTQAAFLASDDARRTRRESVDGTVEDLPERQQPVDPAQSAEKRLLSEEQLARARDALEQVSPGARNVFLLACDGQGLPHAEVASRVGLSVQRVRQILCEVRKKLRTALEEENHV; this comes from the coding sequence ATGGATGCAGCCGTACAGGGCTTGGGGATGACGACCCTCCAGTCACGGCAGGGCACAGACAGGGTCGCGCGGCCGGCGGCGCCGGATGAAGAGGCCCTGTCCCGGCGCGCGCTGGCGGGAGAGCGGGCCGCGTGGGACGCGCTCATCGCGCGGCACCAGCGCCGGGTGGTGGTGTCGCTGCTCGCGCGGGGCATCCGGGTGGACCGGGCCCAGGAGCTGGCGCAGGAGACGTGGGCGCGGCTCATCCAGCAGCAGCAGCGGGGCCTGCTCACGGAGCTGAGCCTGCCCTACCTCGCGCTCACCCAGGCGGCGTTCCTGGCGTCGGATGACGCCCGGCGCACGCGGCGCGAGTCGGTGGACGGCACGGTGGAGGACCTGCCGGAGCGCCAGCAGCCGGTGGACCCCGCGCAGTCCGCGGAGAAGCGCCTGTTGTCGGAGGAGCAGCTGGCCCGGGCGCGCGACGCGCTGGAGCAGGTGTCGCCGGGCGCGCGCAACGTCTTCCTCCTGGCCTGTGACGGCCAGGGGCTTCCCCATGCCGAGGTCGCCTCCCGCGTCGGGCTGTCCGTCCAGCGCGTGCGACAGATTTTGTGCGAGGTCCGCAAGAAGCTGCGCACCGCGCTCGAAGAGGAAAACCATGTCTAG
- a CDS encoding PaaI family thioesterase yields MSDTPSVAPSPPSQAQLDRFAELFNQSLTLRHFGARMSFPEGRKVVVELPEVQPQHRGGLGASAVNGGVLSALFDFAIGCTPALRDPTRRCATVQLSMSFERPATGPHLRVEAVIDNGGPSTVFASAKLMDAEGRVCARCQGVVRVSSQPWASGESPATN; encoded by the coding sequence ATGTCCGACACCCCGTCCGTCGCCCCATCCCCTCCGTCCCAGGCCCAGCTCGACCGCTTCGCGGAGCTCTTCAACCAGAGCCTCACGCTGCGCCACTTCGGCGCCCGGATGTCCTTCCCCGAAGGGCGCAAGGTGGTGGTGGAGCTTCCGGAGGTGCAGCCGCAGCACCGGGGCGGCCTGGGGGCCTCCGCCGTCAACGGCGGCGTGCTCTCCGCCCTCTTCGACTTCGCCATCGGCTGCACCCCGGCGCTCAGGGACCCCACCCGCCGCTGCGCCACCGTCCAGCTGTCCATGAGCTTCGAGCGCCCCGCCACCGGCCCCCACCTCCGGGTGGAGGCCGTCATCGACAACGGCGGCCCGTCCACCGTCTTCGCCTCCGCGAAGCTGATGGACGCCGAGGGCCGGGTGTGTGCCCGCTGCCAGGGCGTCGTGCGCGTCTCCTCCCAGCCGTGGGCCTCCGGCGAGAGCCCCGCCACCAACTGA
- a CDS encoding ATP-dependent helicase → MNAHETALLEDLNPPQADAVLHGDGPLLVLSGAGSGKTRVITRRVAHLVKVRRVFPWRILAVTFTNKAAREMRERLTQLLGAQANDLVVSTFHSAAAMILRREAEAVGLTRSFVIYDDSDQLSLVKRAMRDAGVEPVMQPREILHRIDQEKNAARLPEDMRVEQEDVRGQIVKRVYAGYQKLLRAANAVDFGDLLLLLVKLFRDRPDVLERYRTRFTHVLVDEFQDTNPVQYALLRQLAPPPSANLVVVGDDDQSIYRWRGADVDNILQFPLQYPGATVVKLEQNYRSDQNILTAAHEVISKNPRRMAKKLWSERPKGENLELLLHRDERAEAQEVARRILALQREGFIKFSSMAVFYRTNAQSRVLEEALRLARVPYQLVSGRSFYDRAEVRDASAYLRLMVNPRSDADLLRVLNVPARGIGDTTEERLTDFANEQGLSLYEALGERHRIPSLNATAQKRLGGFHQLLQSLHAFSLTAKDAAGAVDQMLKESKLVETLVAEGSDEALTRAENLKELLGAAQEFDLKRASDMVATAQAVEAREEEAPEGVDSAPLTADVPPLQAFLEQISLVGEADAEVSEGRVALMTLHAAKGLEFDAVFLTGLEEGVFPHSRALKSEEPDGGEEMAEERRLCYVGFTRARKRLFVSLAQCRSLFGELKYNPPSRFLADVPQALFGFKENDLPPPPRAAAMPQRRRNWDDDETGPRVDRSYSQASSDMDGVGGDVRGMRVRHEQFGSGRIVAAEGSGPNAKVTVEFGGNVGLKRVIARFLIPG, encoded by the coding sequence GTGAACGCGCACGAAACCGCCCTCCTCGAAGACTTGAACCCGCCGCAAGCGGACGCCGTGCTCCACGGCGACGGCCCCCTGCTCGTGCTGTCGGGCGCCGGCAGCGGCAAGACGCGCGTCATCACCCGCCGCGTGGCCCACCTGGTGAAGGTGCGCCGCGTCTTCCCCTGGCGCATCCTGGCCGTCACCTTCACCAACAAGGCCGCGCGCGAGATGCGCGAGCGCCTCACCCAGCTGCTGGGCGCGCAGGCCAACGACCTGGTGGTGAGCACGTTCCACTCGGCCGCGGCCATGATCCTGCGCCGCGAGGCGGAGGCCGTGGGCCTCACCCGGTCCTTCGTCATCTACGACGACAGCGACCAGCTCAGCCTGGTGAAGCGCGCCATGCGCGACGCGGGCGTGGAGCCGGTGATGCAGCCGCGCGAAATCCTCCACCGCATCGACCAGGAGAAGAACGCCGCGCGGCTGCCGGAGGACATGCGCGTGGAGCAGGAGGACGTGCGCGGGCAGATCGTCAAGCGCGTGTACGCGGGCTACCAGAAGCTCCTGCGCGCGGCGAACGCGGTGGACTTCGGGGACCTGCTGCTCTTGCTCGTGAAGCTCTTCCGCGACCGGCCGGACGTGCTGGAGCGCTACCGCACGCGCTTCACGCACGTGCTGGTGGACGAGTTCCAGGACACCAACCCCGTGCAGTACGCGCTCCTGCGCCAGCTGGCGCCGCCGCCGTCCGCGAACCTGGTGGTGGTGGGCGACGACGACCAGTCCATCTACCGTTGGCGCGGCGCGGACGTGGACAACATCCTCCAGTTCCCCTTGCAGTACCCGGGCGCGACGGTGGTGAAGCTGGAGCAGAACTACCGCTCCGACCAGAACATCCTCACCGCCGCGCACGAGGTCATCTCCAAGAACCCGCGCCGCATGGCGAAGAAGCTCTGGAGCGAGCGGCCCAAGGGGGAGAACCTGGAGTTGCTCCTGCACCGCGACGAGCGCGCGGAGGCGCAGGAGGTGGCCCGGCGCATCCTGGCCCTCCAGCGCGAGGGCTTCATCAAGTTCTCCAGCATGGCGGTGTTCTACCGGACCAACGCGCAGAGCCGCGTGCTGGAAGAGGCGCTGCGGCTGGCGCGCGTGCCGTACCAGTTGGTGAGCGGGCGCAGCTTCTACGACCGCGCGGAGGTGCGTGACGCGTCCGCGTACCTGCGGCTGATGGTGAACCCGCGCTCGGACGCGGACCTCTTGCGCGTGCTCAACGTGCCGGCGCGCGGCATCGGTGACACCACCGAGGAGCGGCTGACGGACTTCGCGAACGAGCAGGGCCTGAGCCTCTACGAGGCCCTGGGCGAGCGCCACCGCATCCCCTCCCTCAACGCCACCGCGCAGAAGCGGCTGGGCGGCTTCCACCAGTTGCTCCAGTCGCTGCACGCCTTTTCGCTGACGGCGAAGGACGCGGCGGGCGCGGTGGACCAGATGCTGAAGGAGTCCAAGCTCGTGGAGACGCTCGTCGCCGAGGGCAGCGACGAGGCGCTCACCCGCGCGGAGAACCTGAAGGAACTGCTGGGCGCGGCGCAGGAGTTCGACCTGAAGCGCGCGTCCGACATGGTGGCCACCGCTCAGGCAGTGGAGGCGCGCGAGGAGGAGGCGCCGGAGGGCGTGGACTCCGCGCCGCTCACCGCGGACGTGCCGCCCCTGCAGGCCTTCCTGGAGCAGATCAGCCTGGTGGGCGAGGCGGACGCGGAGGTCAGCGAGGGGCGCGTGGCGCTGATGACGCTGCACGCGGCCAAGGGCCTGGAGTTCGACGCCGTGTTCCTCACCGGCCTGGAGGAGGGCGTCTTCCCGCACTCGCGCGCGCTCAAGAGCGAGGAGCCCGACGGCGGCGAGGAGATGGCCGAGGAGCGCCGGCTCTGCTACGTGGGCTTCACCCGCGCGCGCAAGCGGCTCTTCGTGAGCCTGGCGCAGTGCCGCTCCCTCTTCGGCGAGCTCAAGTACAACCCGCCCAGCCGCTTCCTCGCGGACGTGCCGCAGGCGCTCTTCGGCTTCAAGGAGAACGACCTGCCGCCCCCGCCGCGCGCCGCCGCCATGCCCCAGCGCCGCCGCAACTGGGACGACGACGAGACGGGGCCGCGCGTGGACCGCAGCTATTCGCAGGCGTCGTCGGACATGGACGGAGTGGGCGGCGACGTGCGCGGCATGCGCGTGCGGCATGAACAGTTCGGCTCAGGCCGAATCGTCGCCGCGGAAGGGTCCGGCCCCAACGCCAAGGTCACCGTGGAGTTCGGCGGGAACGTGGGCCTCAAGCGCGTCATCGCTCGCTTCCTCATCCCAGGCTGA